A section of the Streptomyces sp. CG1 genome encodes:
- a CDS encoding glutamine synthetase: MTTLADPVPGGRPEDLRRVAGLTADLAARGVRGIVLAYVDTAGVCRVKTIPTARLEAAVSWGVGMSPVFDTFLAGDSIVTTDVLGSPDGDLRLYPDLDQLVALAGQPGWAWAPVDRITQEGARHPGCARTFLRRTVTEAAERHGLAFQAAIEVEWAVGLGSAPAGEFEPAVSGPAYGATRQVELSDYAADLLAAFAAQDVPVDQLHPEYAAGQFEVSVGALDPVAAADRSVLVRQTIRAVAQRHGLRVSFAPAVFAEGVGNGGHLHLSCWRGDTNLHAGGERRYGMTPEAESFAAGILARLPALTAVTAPSPASYLRLKPSQWAGVFTGWGRETREAGLRLVTGTAGRQEQDANLEVKPVDLAANPYLALGCAIAAGLDGLAGALELPGEITGDPARYGEDEATARGVRRLPRSLPQAVEEFRADEVLRAALGPVLADAVTAVRLGEAAAVEGLDDARVAAAYRWVY; this comes from the coding sequence ATGACCACCCTTGCCGACCCCGTGCCCGGCGGGCGTCCGGAGGATCTGCGCCGGGTCGCCGGGCTCACGGCCGACCTGGCCGCGCGGGGCGTGCGCGGGATCGTGCTGGCCTATGTGGACACCGCGGGCGTCTGCCGGGTGAAGACGATCCCGACGGCCCGGCTGGAGGCGGCCGTGTCCTGGGGCGTCGGCATGTCCCCGGTGTTCGACACCTTCCTGGCCGGCGACTCGATCGTCACCACCGACGTCCTCGGCTCTCCCGACGGCGACCTGCGGCTCTATCCGGACCTGGACCAGCTGGTGGCGCTGGCCGGGCAGCCCGGCTGGGCGTGGGCGCCGGTGGACCGGATCACCCAGGAGGGCGCCCGGCACCCCGGCTGTGCCAGAACCTTTCTGCGCCGGACGGTCACCGAGGCGGCGGAACGCCACGGCCTCGCCTTCCAGGCGGCGATCGAGGTCGAGTGGGCGGTCGGGCTCGGCTCGGCGCCGGCCGGGGAGTTCGAGCCGGCGGTGTCCGGACCGGCGTACGGCGCGACCCGGCAGGTCGAACTGAGCGATTACGCCGCCGATCTGCTGGCCGCGTTCGCCGCGCAGGACGTGCCCGTCGACCAGCTGCATCCCGAGTACGCGGCCGGGCAGTTCGAGGTCTCGGTGGGCGCGCTGGACCCGGTGGCGGCGGCCGACCGCAGCGTGCTGGTCCGGCAGACGATCCGCGCGGTCGCGCAGCGGCACGGCCTGCGGGTGTCGTTCGCGCCCGCGGTGTTCGCCGAGGGCGTCGGCAACGGCGGCCATCTGCACCTGTCCTGCTGGCGTGGCGATACGAATCTGCACGCGGGCGGTGAGCGCCGGTACGGCATGACGCCCGAGGCGGAGTCCTTCGCGGCCGGGATCCTGGCCCGGCTGCCCGCGCTGACGGCGGTGACCGCGCCGAGCCCCGCCAGCTATCTGCGGCTCAAACCCTCCCAGTGGGCAGGGGTGTTCACCGGCTGGGGCCGGGAGACCCGCGAGGCCGGGCTGCGGCTGGTCACCGGCACGGCGGGCCGCCAGGAGCAGGACGCCAACCTGGAGGTGAAGCCGGTCGACCTGGCCGCCAACCCCTACCTCGCCCTCGGCTGTGCCATCGCCGCCGGCCTCGACGGTCTGGCCGGGGCGCTGGAGCTGCCCGGGGAGATCACCGGCGACCCGGCCCGGTACGGCGAGGACGAGGCGACGGCCCGCGGCGTACGGCGGCTGCCGCGGTCGCTGCCGCAGGCCGTGGAGGAGTTCCGGGCGGACGAGGTGCTGCGGGCCGCACTGGGCCCGGTCCTGGCGGACGCGGTGACCGCCGTACGGCTCGGCGAGGCGGCGGCCGTCGAGGGGCTGGACGACGCGCGGGTGGCGGCGGCCTACCGCTGGGTGTACTGA
- a CDS encoding SAM-dependent methyltransferase: MTEGDSPAAGPAKLNTSVAHNARVWNYWIGGKDNYEVDQRVGEHVAGMFPVIRAVARADREFLARAVRFLAAERGIRQFLDIGTGLPTVENTHEIAQRIAPESRIVYVDNDPIVLVHARSLLTSSPEGVTDYVDADVHDPDGIMERAAETLDLTRPVALMMLGILNFVMDTAEARDIVHRLMAALPSGSHLVLTHPTYDADVGGEGNVAAMEFWNANATPPITARSRAEIAGFLDGLELVEPGLVPCSQWRGGAASAAVPQYGAVAVKP; encoded by the coding sequence GTGACCGAGGGCGACTCCCCGGCGGCCGGACCGGCGAAGCTGAACACCTCCGTGGCGCACAACGCCCGGGTGTGGAACTACTGGATCGGCGGCAAGGACAACTACGAGGTCGACCAGCGGGTCGGTGAGCACGTCGCGGGGATGTTCCCGGTGATCCGGGCGGTGGCCCGCGCGGACCGGGAGTTCCTGGCCCGTGCGGTGCGGTTCCTGGCCGCCGAGCGCGGGATACGGCAGTTCCTGGACATCGGCACCGGCCTGCCGACCGTGGAGAACACCCACGAGATCGCGCAGCGGATCGCCCCCGAGTCCCGGATCGTGTACGTCGACAACGACCCGATCGTGCTGGTGCACGCCCGCTCGCTGCTCACCAGCTCCCCCGAGGGTGTCACGGACTACGTCGACGCCGATGTGCACGACCCGGACGGCATCATGGAGCGCGCGGCCGAGACGCTGGACCTGACCCGGCCGGTGGCGCTGATGATGCTGGGCATCCTGAACTTCGTCATGGACACCGCCGAGGCCCGGGACATCGTGCACCGGCTCATGGCGGCTCTGCCCTCGGGCAGCCACCTCGTCCTCACCCACCCGACCTACGACGCCGACGTGGGCGGCGAGGGCAACGTGGCCGCGATGGAGTTCTGGAACGCCAACGCCACCCCGCCGATCACCGCCCGCAGCCGCGCGGAGATCGCCGGCTTCCTCGACGGCCTGGAGCTGGTGGAGCCGGGTCTGGTGCCGTGCTCGCAGTGGCGCGGCGGGGCGGCGTCCGCCGCGGTGCCGCAGTACGGCGCGGTGGCCGTGAAACCCTGA
- a CDS encoding Cof-type HAD-IIB family hydrolase has product MPATPMPLLDLPGLPAGPADIRLIVTDMDGTLLDDTKRIPNGLWPMLAELGRRGVLFSPASGRQYATLARQFADVAEGMVFIAENGTYVVRDGVELSSDILEPSVAGGIARTVRGLVADGVDVGAVVCGKRSAYVERTDEAFLAEVRKYYVEHRVVEDVTAVDDDVIKVALFDFGPAEHSTAPALAPFAGTHQVVVSGEHWVDVMNRTANKGTALRGLQRALGITPAQTMVFGDYLNDLEMLDAAEWSFAMANAHPEVVRRARHLAPSNNENGVLRTISRVLGL; this is encoded by the coding sequence ATGCCCGCCACGCCCATGCCCCTCCTGGACCTCCCCGGCCTGCCCGCCGGCCCCGCCGACATCCGGCTGATCGTCACCGACATGGACGGCACCCTGCTGGACGACACCAAGCGGATCCCGAACGGACTGTGGCCGATGCTCGCCGAACTGGGCCGGCGCGGGGTGCTGTTCAGCCCGGCGAGCGGCCGCCAGTACGCCACGCTGGCCCGGCAGTTCGCGGACGTCGCCGAGGGCATGGTGTTCATCGCGGAGAACGGCACCTACGTCGTCCGCGACGGCGTGGAGCTGAGCTCCGACATCCTCGAACCGTCCGTGGCCGGCGGGATAGCCCGTACGGTACGAGGGCTGGTCGCGGACGGCGTGGACGTCGGCGCCGTGGTGTGCGGCAAGCGGTCGGCGTACGTCGAGCGGACCGACGAGGCGTTCCTGGCGGAGGTGCGCAAGTACTACGTCGAGCACCGGGTCGTCGAGGACGTCACCGCCGTCGACGACGACGTGATCAAGGTCGCGCTGTTCGACTTCGGGCCCGCCGAGCACTCCACCGCCCCGGCCCTCGCGCCCTTCGCCGGCACCCACCAGGTCGTCGTCTCCGGTGAGCACTGGGTGGACGTCATGAACCGCACCGCCAACAAGGGGACTGCCCTGCGCGGCCTGCAGCGGGCGCTCGGCATCACCCCCGCGCAGACCATGGTCTTCGGCGACTACCTCAACGACCTGGAGATGCTCGACGCCGCCGAGTGGTCCTTCGCCATGGCCAACGCCCATCCCGAGGTCGTCCGCCGCGCCCGCCACCTCGCCCCGTCCAACAACGAGAACGGCGTACTGCGGACCATCTCCCGCGTCCTCGGTCTGTGA
- a CDS encoding SAM-dependent methyltransferase yields MTGTEPAAAPIDTTRPHPARVYDWFLGGKDNYPVDEELGRRITAIDEGAARAARANRAFMQRATRALAEDGVRQFLDIGTGIPTEPNLHQIAQSVAPDARVVYVDNDPIVLAHASALLRGTPEGLTEYVQADARDPRAILEQAAHVLDFGRPVALSLIALLHFVADADGAHAVVSTLLGALAPGSCLVLSTMTADFEPENVGKGIAAYAAGGVTLVARSRDEVAAFFAGLDLLAPGVVPVTDWRPDGAPDGRGPVSLYGAVGRKA; encoded by the coding sequence GTGACGGGGACCGAGCCGGCCGCAGCGCCCATCGACACCACCCGGCCGCATCCGGCCCGGGTGTACGACTGGTTCCTGGGCGGCAAGGACAACTACCCCGTCGACGAGGAGCTGGGCCGCCGGATCACGGCGATCGACGAGGGCGCCGCCCGGGCCGCGCGCGCCAACCGGGCGTTCATGCAGCGGGCCACGCGCGCCCTGGCCGAGGACGGCGTCCGCCAGTTCCTCGACATCGGCACCGGCATACCGACCGAGCCGAACCTGCACCAGATCGCGCAGTCGGTGGCCCCGGACGCCCGGGTGGTGTACGTCGACAACGACCCGATCGTGCTGGCCCACGCGAGCGCGCTGCTGCGCGGCACCCCGGAGGGCCTGACGGAGTACGTCCAGGCCGACGCCCGCGATCCGCGTGCCATCCTCGAACAGGCCGCCCACGTCCTGGACTTCGGCCGTCCGGTGGCCCTGTCCCTGATCGCGCTGCTGCACTTCGTCGCCGACGCTGACGGCGCCCACGCGGTGGTGTCGACGCTGCTCGGCGCGCTGGCGCCGGGCAGCTGCCTGGTGCTGTCGACGATGACGGCCGACTTCGAACCGGAGAACGTCGGGAAGGGCATCGCCGCGTACGCGGCGGGCGGCGTGACCCTGGTCGCCCGTTCCCGTGATGAGGTGGCCGCCTTCTTCGCGGGACTCGACCTGCTGGCACCGGGCGTCGTACCGGTCACCGACTGGCGGCCGGACGGGGCCCCGGACGGCAGGGGACCCGTCTCGCTGTACGGAGCGGTGGGCCGCAAGGCCTGA
- a CDS encoding lysophospholipase, with product MPHVREHTLEGTRGPIAVREWPHPAPRYLALVVHGYGEHAGRYDELAAVLTGHGAAVYGPDHVGHGRSAGERVVIVDFEDVVTDVHGVAELARSAHPGLPLVLLGHSMGGLISARYAQRYGDELSALILSGPVIGAWELPGRLLALPEIPDMPVSPAALSRDPAVGAAYAADPLVWHGPMKRPTVEAFARTLETVAQGGDVGSLPLLWLHGDDDRLVPLPGSRTGVERLAGGRLTERVFAGARHEVFHETDKKEAFAEVVRFLDRTLPR from the coding sequence ATGCCTCACGTTCGCGAGCACACCCTCGAAGGCACCCGCGGCCCGATCGCCGTACGCGAGTGGCCGCACCCGGCACCGAGGTATCTCGCCCTGGTGGTGCACGGGTACGGCGAGCACGCGGGCCGGTACGACGAGCTGGCCGCCGTCCTCACCGGGCACGGGGCGGCCGTGTACGGGCCGGACCACGTCGGGCACGGCAGGTCGGCCGGGGAGCGGGTGGTGATCGTGGACTTCGAGGACGTGGTCACCGATGTGCACGGCGTGGCGGAGCTGGCCCGGTCCGCACACCCCGGCCTGCCCCTGGTCCTGCTCGGTCACTCCATGGGCGGACTGATCTCGGCCCGCTACGCCCAGCGGTACGGCGACGAGCTGAGCGCGCTGATCCTGTCCGGTCCGGTGATCGGCGCCTGGGAGCTGCCGGGGCGGCTGCTGGCCCTTCCGGAGATCCCGGACATGCCGGTCAGCCCGGCCGCGCTCTCCCGGGACCCGGCCGTCGGCGCCGCGTACGCCGCCGATCCGCTGGTGTGGCACGGGCCGATGAAGCGGCCGACGGTGGAGGCGTTCGCGCGGACCCTGGAGACCGTCGCCCAGGGCGGTGACGTGGGATCGCTGCCGTTGCTGTGGCTCCACGGGGACGACGACCGGCTGGTGCCGCTGCCCGGCAGCCGGACCGGTGTGGAGCGGCTGGCCGGCGGCCGGCTGACCGAGCGGGTCTTCGCCGGGGCGCGGCACGAGGTGTTCCACGAGACGGACAAGAAGGAGGCCTTTGCGGAGGTGGTCCGCTTCCTGGACCGTACGCTGCCCCGCTGA
- a CDS encoding acetyl-CoA C-acyltransferase, with protein MRPVHFAAARRTPIGKLRGALSSVRPDDLAAGVIRRLVAEVPGLDPARIDDVYWGAANQSGEDNRNVARMAALLAGLPDSVPGATVNRLCASGLEAVTTAARTIAAGEADIVIAGGSESMSRAPFVLPRPDEALPQRIETYDTRLGWRLVNPAMKELHGLLSMGETAEEVAGRYGISRERQDEFALRSHRLAAAARKNGHFDDELLPVERPDGITVEQDECVREDTSLEKLSRLKPVFRQGGTVTAGNASPMNDGAAGLLLVSEEALNELGLESLGRYAAGASAGVHPDVMGIGPVPATRKALARAGWDIADLQEAEFNEAFAAQALACVDALGIDPDLVNPTGGAIALGHPLGCSGARILTTLLHRMRRTGAERGLATMCVGVGQGSAVLVERH; from the coding sequence GTGCGTCCCGTCCACTTCGCGGCCGCCCGCCGCACCCCCATCGGCAAGCTGCGCGGAGCCCTGTCCTCCGTCCGGCCCGACGACCTGGCCGCCGGTGTGATCCGCCGGCTGGTGGCCGAGGTGCCCGGCCTCGACCCGGCCCGGATCGACGACGTCTACTGGGGCGCGGCCAACCAGTCCGGCGAGGACAACCGCAACGTCGCCCGTATGGCCGCTCTGCTCGCCGGTCTGCCCGACTCCGTGCCCGGCGCCACCGTCAACCGGCTGTGCGCCTCCGGCCTCGAAGCGGTCACCACCGCCGCCCGCACCATCGCGGCCGGCGAGGCCGACATCGTGATCGCGGGCGGTTCCGAGTCCATGAGCCGCGCCCCCTTCGTGCTGCCCCGCCCCGACGAGGCCCTGCCCCAGCGCATCGAGACCTACGACACCCGCCTCGGCTGGCGCCTGGTCAACCCGGCGATGAAGGAGCTGCACGGCCTGCTGTCCATGGGTGAGACCGCCGAGGAGGTCGCCGGGCGGTACGGCATCTCCCGGGAGCGACAGGACGAGTTCGCGCTGCGTAGCCACCGACTCGCCGCCGCCGCGCGCAAGAACGGGCACTTCGACGACGAACTCCTGCCCGTGGAGCGCCCGGACGGCATCACGGTCGAGCAGGACGAGTGCGTCCGTGAGGACACCTCGCTGGAGAAGCTGTCACGGTTGAAGCCGGTCTTCCGGCAGGGCGGTACGGTCACGGCGGGCAACGCCTCGCCGATGAACGACGGCGCGGCCGGACTGCTGCTGGTCAGCGAGGAGGCCCTGAACGAGCTGGGCCTGGAGTCCCTGGGCCGCTATGCCGCGGGCGCCTCCGCAGGGGTCCACCCCGACGTGATGGGCATCGGACCGGTCCCGGCCACCCGCAAGGCGCTCGCCCGGGCCGGCTGGGACATCGCCGACCTGCAGGAGGCCGAGTTCAACGAGGCGTTCGCCGCACAGGCACTCGCCTGCGTCGACGCACTCGGCATCGACCCGGACCTGGTGAACCCGACCGGCGGCGCCATCGCCCTCGGCCATCCCCTCGGCTGCTCGGGCGCCCGCATCCTGACGACCCTGCTGCACCGGATGCGGCGCACCGGCGCGGAGCG